The Citrus sinensis cultivar Valencia sweet orange chromosome 4, DVS_A1.0, whole genome shotgun sequence DNA segment agacttttttttttttagtttctttttatttttgaaatagatCAATTGAGACAGCATTAAATCAAAACCATTTCATCTTACCAATTGACAACATTACATCAATTTTACTACatgttaataatgaattatgaTACAcctacaaactcttgtacaaacttattttgtataaactgatgtgacattaatttattagttaaataaaaatataaaataatataaataaatcatgtgagccaagaaatatttaattcaaccaataaattaacgccacatcagtttgtacaaaataaatttatacaagagtttgtgactatatcattactcgttaataattaagattttccTATAATATAGCTATTAGGGTTTTACCATGTTACATTAGTTTTAAGATACAAcaacccaaaaatatttctttacaCTTTTAGGTTGTTActatttaaacaatttaagAATTATGAAAAACTAATTTCAAGTTAACCtaagaaacccaaaaaaggaaaaacaaaatgctgTCTAGACCTCACCCCACAAACAATTATGAGAATCTAAAACAAACTGAAgtcttagaaaataaataaatattaacaagCTAAAATCAAacccaattttatttatgaaatcaaTAGTATCTCAAGATTCTTCCTTATAACAACAATTTCAACGAAAATTTGCCCAACAGATTTAGTACAGACAACAGTGTCACCAACGCCTAATAATTTAAAGCTAATTTGCTAGGTACAAGGAATGAGCCAGTATGGCATCAGAGTTCAGATGCTTGCAAACTACAGAAGAAACCAAATTTATTACAGATCATTAGTTTAACCACGACACCAAACTAACcaagattaaaaattgaaCCCTCTTAACAGAAAACCGAAAAAGTTATTGAACTTATGAACACAGCGTGGAAACTTTAGAAAAGGTTTTTATGTACAGCTCTGCACGGAGAGCAAGGATTCTGTATCCAGCGGCCGAACAGTCTCTGGAAAATCTGTTCTTTGTCCAGCAAGGGAGTAATATGCAAGTATATGAGCTGGATGCTCGATCACTATCGGGTTTCCAAGCTGATCGGTATCAGAAACTAATCTAGGGGGAATCAACTCGATATTCCAAAAAGGGCGAACCATTCTTAAAATATCACGGCCATCTTTTGATGCTCGATAACCCTGCACCCATAAGTACCTCAGTGAGGTCAGTTGCATCACGGCTGCTGCAAGTGCATACTCGCTGAAGGAACAACCCCTCATTTCCAGTTTTCGCAGGTTAGGGCACCCTCTGGAAAACGCTATAAGCCCCTCGTCAGTCTCACCGACGCAGCCCAAAAGCATCCATCTTACATTCAGACTGTACTGCCCAACATATCCTAGACCCGTATCTGTCAAACCACCCTGTCGGAGATACAGACCAAACCGTCTTAGCTTATCACATCCCATCAACAGAGCTCGAACTCCATTGTCAAGCGGCAAGTCTGCTATCTTCTCTTCTCGGTCAAGCAAAACTAGGCGGAAATCACAGAGGTTTCTCAAGTTGGCACCAATACACTCCagagattcatttgtaataTCTGATACATAAATTGCGATGTACTCCAGCTCTAGGCAGCCCTGAGCCAAAGCAATTAATCCTCTTTGCGAGACAAGACCTTCTTCATCCTCCATTCCCTGCTCATCAGCCCCTCGCTCAATCCTAAGCCTTTTTAGTTTCTTGCAACTCCGAGCAAGAACTTCTAATCCTCTATCCCCGATTACATTCCTCGTCTGCcatacaaaaaagaaaatattcaaaGAATTTCAGTTAATTCCAATCCAAAGAAGAACATAGACATCTCTCTAATTGTCTAATATATTCACCTGAATTTGGCATTTTACATTGCCctacaatttcaaaattatcctaaatCCAATTAACATAAGATATTAAACAACCAGTGATTTCTCAAACCTTAAAGCATACCTAGAATATAACCAAGCAAACAGAAAGATACAATAGAAGAAAAATCACAACTTAGGGACCTCTTTTTTCTCCTAGCAGTAGACAAAAtcatataaaagtaaaataaaacaaacagaaaGAGCTGATTCTACCTCAAGAATTTCCAAGTTGGGACACCTCTGAATCAACAGACAATGGTCTTCAGTGTTAAGCAGTGCATAAAGGAGATCCAACTTTTTCAGCATGGCTGCAAAAGGGAATATTATCCACATATGATCCTGCTCCATGTAGGATAGACCCAAACGACATATGCTTCGGGGGAATGCTACAGCAGAGTACTTCTCTGGTGGATGATTGAAGGAGCCCCCGCAAAATTCCTCTAAAGCAGTTgcaatttgaaagaaattaacaaggTCCAAAAGTTCGCAGTCATTAGTTTTTACAGAAGATAAGGACCGACAATTTCTGGCTATAAGTTCAAGGTCTTCAACATTGACTTTGATAAGATCGGTCATATAGAAGTTTAATGTTTCAAGAACTGTGTTATATAAAGCAAGCTCATGAAGCCAGTCACCATCTTTCTCAAAAATTGAGCTCTCCTCCAAAAACAAAGTTCTTAATTGCCTGtggagaaaaaacaaaagcagtAGAAATGTAAATCAACCAAGCCtcagtaaattaaaacttcaaaacaAATAGATGAACTATCTTAAACTAATAGCATAACATGTCAGCAGACCAAATCAagccaaaaaacaaaaaagcagGCATCTGAaatgacccaaaaaaatgGAAGCCATCAACCGATCCCTAGACTTAGATCATCTATAAAAGTCAAGAAATCACAAAAACTGGCTACTACATGTCAACTTTAAAAAGCCAATATTAAGAAGGATCTTGAGAAAATACGCCAacaattattaacattaaccccacaaaattaaaataacattcaCTGATGcacgtttttatttttatttatttttcatgctgTTGATTACTCCAATAAAGAGCCATACTCTATGTTAATGCCAATGTCTCAATTTCTTAAACAATCACCATGCTTTTAACCTAGTCCCAAAAATGACAATCTAGTCAAAATCTGCAAAAGCCACAATTTTACTACAGCAGAGGTAAAAGTCAAGAAAGACAACTTTCAAAGAGAAAGTACATATTTTGTACACAGTTTCTCAtttcaccccccccccccccccaaccacccaaaaaaaaaaaaaattgatgcacTTAATTAAGAAGAGAATGGTTATTGCCATTATAGCAGCTTCACTTCAAgcaaagaaagcaaaatataccatttaaacaaaatttataaatgttgtTCATCTTTACTACCACTAGTTGAATTACATAAATGAATGCATATTCAAGCAATAGTTGGAACTATAATCAGACTGCTGTTGAGATTTTTAATCAAACCATCAGTAAATGTTTTTGACAGCATTCTTAGTTCTATTGAGTCAAGAGATCAGATATACTCTGTAAATGTCGACTCTAATTTCTGACTTTATCTGaatttcaaaaacttttaGATATGAATACatataatgtattttttttcactatgTCCTCTAGAACACAGACTCAAACAACCACGTATCTTTCGAGTCGCAAGATCGTCACCTCAGGAAACACAATCAGATGCTTCTTATAAAACGAACATTTTCATTATCTACATCATGCCTTTTGCCATAAAGCTGCTCAAAAATTGCTATCACCCAAAGTTCAGTTGATGAAGATCATAAACtgaataaaacaacaaaagcaaaaaacttAGACGTCTACTATTCTTACATGTAAAGCCATCATTCCCACCCCAcccccaaaaattaaaaaaaaatcatagagCATTTCaagcatcttttttttttttttttaatcacagTATATGGGACAGCATACACAGAACTCCATTACTCCAGGCTcgaaattcaattaaaattactgATTGGTAAGAGTAAAACGATGGGAAGACAAATTGCCAGTGAGATGAATGCTTGCAGGTCCCACAACATTCAAATTCGGACCAATAACTCTCACAACCAACAGAAGAAT contains these protein-coding regions:
- the LOC102620384 gene encoding coronatine-insensitive protein 1, translated to MEEDKKVNKMNSGMPDIDTVFECVIPYVEDPKDRDAISLVCRRWYELDATTRRHITIALCYTTTPARLRRRFRNLESLKLKGKPRAAMFNLIPEDWGGYVTPWVEEIAASFNSLKSIHFRRMIVRDSDLEVLAKNRGKNLLVLKLDKCCGFSTDGLLHVSRSCRQLRTLFLEESSIFEKDGDWLHELALYNTVLETLNFYMTDLIKVNVEDLELIARNCRSLSSVKTNDCELLDLVNFFQIATALEEFCGGSFNHPPEKYSAVAFPRSICRLGLSYMEQDHMWIIFPFAAMLKKLDLLYALLNTEDHCLLIQRCPNLEILETRNVIGDRGLEVLARSCKKLKRLRIERGADEQGMEDEEGLVSQRGLIALAQGCLELEYIAIYVSDITNESLECIGANLRNLCDFRLVLLDREEKIADLPLDNGVRALLMGCDKLRRFGLYLRQGGLTDTGLGYVGQYSLNVRWMLLGCVGETDEGLIAFSRGCPNLRKLEMRGCSFSEYALAAAVMQLTSLRYLWVQGYRASKDGRDILRMVRPFWNIELIPPRLVSDTDQLGNPIVIEHPAHILAYYSLAGQRTDFPETVRPLDTESLLSVQSCT